A section of the Paenibacillus yonginensis genome encodes:
- a CDS encoding helix-turn-helix transcriptional regulator, translated as MPRRTLTPEEFELLRSADLGSRLRLFRKEIGKLHTDKAFTTVAISERIGVKHQTIISIERGDSKKPAYQLMHKITQDLGLPFDALTDDFYEGPYRPIAIGEPAGNDDNLTETGKEIARTSVIGAVLYEYRNDNTVRLIHDLRSYRPLDKPEFISALARLISEFQATETVEKLYTQPHPVIVASELYNALAIYPQAYPSIPEDAWIKARNELIATYQPEGDNERS; from the coding sequence ATGCCGCGTCGTACATTAACACCGGAGGAGTTTGAGCTTCTGAGATCGGCTGATCTTGGCAGCCGCCTTCGCCTGTTTCGGAAGGAAATTGGCAAGCTTCATACGGATAAAGCATTCACCACCGTTGCAATCAGTGAACGCATTGGCGTCAAGCATCAGACGATCATCTCCATTGAACGTGGCGATTCCAAGAAGCCTGCCTATCAACTGATGCACAAAATCACGCAAGACCTCGGATTGCCGTTCGATGCCTTGACTGACGACTTCTATGAAGGTCCCTACCGTCCTATTGCCATCGGTGAGCCTGCGGGCAATGATGACAATCTCACAGAAACCGGAAAAGAGATTGCACGAACCTCCGTTATCGGTGCCGTACTGTATGAGTATCGAAACGATAACACCGTCAGACTCATTCATGATCTTCGTTCCTACAGGCCATTGGACAAGCCAGAATTTATCTCGGCTCTTGCCCGGCTCATCAGTGAGTTTCAGGCAACGGAAACCGTCGAGAAACTATACACTCAGCCGCATCCGGTTATTGTTGCATCCGAGTTGTACAACGCTTTGGCAATCTATCCTCAAGCCTATCCATCCATTCCGGAAGATGCCTGGATAAAAGCACGCAATGAGCTTATCGCAACCTACCAACCTGAAGGAGACAATGAAAGGAGCTAA
- the radC gene encoding RadC family protein — protein sequence MNHPNELSTIKSLLGDALAEKPGSYIIDEIFDRFPTMQELMNVTEFELLSIKGVGKIKARQITAALQLARKLGRPTNTIPQIIRRPQDAVDLLMPELRYLQQEHFVVLFLNTKNHLIGQPETLSIGSLNAAIVTPHMVFRTAVKRSAASVLVCHNHPSGDPTPSPEDIQLTKRLVESGNIVGVDVLDHLVLGDGRYVSMKEQGLM from the coding sequence ATGAACCATCCGAACGAATTGTCTACGATCAAATCACTGCTAGGCGATGCACTCGCTGAGAAACCCGGCTCATACATTATTGATGAAATCTTTGACCGTTTTCCTACCATGCAAGAGCTGATGAACGTCACTGAGTTCGAGTTGTTGTCAATCAAGGGCGTAGGCAAAATAAAGGCTCGTCAGATTACCGCCGCGTTGCAGTTAGCACGCAAGTTGGGCAGACCTACCAACACCATACCGCAGATCATCCGCAGGCCGCAGGATGCGGTTGACCTGTTGATGCCCGAGCTACGGTATCTGCAACAGGAGCATTTCGTCGTACTGTTCCTGAATACCAAGAATCACTTGATCGGACAACCAGAAACACTTTCAATTGGTTCACTCAATGCCGCTATTGTCACGCCTCATATGGTATTTCGTACCGCTGTAAAGCGTTCTGCGGCTTCTGTGCTGGTATGCCATAATCACCCCAGTGGCGACCCGACTCCATCGCCGGAAGACATCCAGCTAACAAAACGCTTGGTCGAGAGCGGGAACATCGTCGGCGTGGATGTACTGGATCATCTGGTTCTGGGGGATGGTCGCTACGTCTCTATGAAAGAGCAAGGGCTAATGTAG
- a CDS encoding helix-turn-helix domain-containing protein has protein sequence MSEFVKMVGEKIRLVRKAQGITQERLSELSGLSEKYLSDTERGARNISLESLEKIMQALKIKPHELFLYEDTNIMNEDKHQLIEMFQPLLVNRDIQEIRFLLKIVQEFVDTFEKGDSRRI, from the coding sequence ATGTCCGAGTTTGTGAAAATGGTAGGTGAGAAGATCAGGCTTGTCCGTAAGGCACAGGGAATAACACAAGAGAGACTTTCCGAATTGTCCGGTTTAAGTGAGAAATATTTATCAGATACAGAGCGAGGGGCACGCAATATCTCGTTAGAATCGCTTGAGAAGATTATGCAGGCATTAAAGATCAAGCCCCATGAACTTTTCCTTTATGAAGACACCAACATAATGAATGAGGATAAACACCAGTTAATCGAAATGTTTCAACCATTACTCGTTAATCGCGATATTCAAGAAATCAGATTTTTACTTAAGATTGTTCAAGAGTTTGTGGATACATTTGAAAAAGGCGATAGCCGCCGCATATAG
- a CDS encoding S-layer homology domain-containing protein, with protein sequence MIRKFFIGMAVTALATGYIVTTTASAALPTYGEEWQNAETTQQNVSFTDLPSTHWAYNYIAEMVNRKVISGYPDGKFRPNNTITRAEFAKIMVTASGITPKKVNYSSFSDIPATNWASPFVESVKDYMTGYRTADGNYIFNPTAPATREDVAVALVKLKGYDANRLPDQSTIEAMFKDYAGISESAKSYVALAVENGLVSGFQDETFRPQATITRAEATVMLWRAYQYGNDNKEIGGGQTTTNPTPTTPSTPNPTTPGSPAPNTPVDQPSASTPSAKFTVETLVGGSGAGDVDGPVRTAKINQIDSMVVDKSNNVYFLDSQKMKIRKFNSSNGTVETFKTINQDFNWDYKDADGNAKHYDYKNLTPLKLAYNPASNKLYLAAKVSARTIFYDITGGVSVAAYDFDHEEARFVDFIAFPDAESILYGVTGTHESHVYEGRLNQSQVECIASSTSYNALDLSDYYGYAPVAAAHATANNLYVFGRSKMYNLQLFPVKVDMVAEYSDIRFDSVAAYNGKLYMSNAGTVYEMGTGGNMTTFINENDLIYKDGTQIRQMKQMDFDNSGNVIFYDDASKSIRRINL encoded by the coding sequence ATGATTAGAAAGTTTTTTATTGGCATGGCTGTAACTGCACTAGCGACAGGATACATAGTGACTACAACAGCCTCCGCCGCATTGCCAACCTACGGAGAAGAGTGGCAGAACGCAGAAACAACACAACAAAACGTAAGCTTCACCGATCTTCCATCGACACATTGGGCTTACAACTACATAGCCGAGATGGTGAACCGCAAAGTAATCAGCGGCTATCCTGACGGCAAATTCAGGCCGAATAACACGATCACACGGGCTGAGTTCGCAAAAATCATGGTCACGGCTTCCGGCATCACGCCTAAGAAGGTAAATTATTCTTCCTTCTCCGACATCCCGGCAACCAATTGGGCTTCGCCATTCGTGGAATCCGTGAAGGACTACATGACTGGTTATCGAACCGCAGACGGCAATTATATCTTTAATCCAACCGCACCAGCAACTCGTGAAGATGTGGCTGTCGCCCTCGTCAAGCTTAAAGGCTATGACGCTAATCGCCTGCCAGACCAAAGCACCATTGAAGCGATGTTCAAGGACTACGCTGGCATTTCCGAATCCGCAAAGAGCTATGTTGCCTTGGCAGTGGAGAATGGGCTTGTATCTGGCTTTCAGGACGAGACGTTCCGTCCGCAGGCGACAATCACCCGTGCAGAAGCAACCGTTATGCTTTGGAGGGCTTATCAATATGGCAATGACAACAAAGAGATCGGCGGCGGACAGACAACGACGAACCCAACACCAACTACTCCATCCACACCAAATCCAACTACACCTGGTTCACCTGCACCGAACACACCTGTAGATCAACCATCTGCATCCACACCATCCGCAAAATTTACGGTAGAAACACTGGTGGGAGGCTCAGGTGCTGGTGATGTAGATGGGCCTGTGCGGACAGCAAAGATCAATCAGATTGACAGCATGGTCGTAGATAAGAGCAACAATGTCTACTTCCTCGACAGTCAGAAGATGAAGATACGCAAATTCAATAGCTCTAACGGTACAGTTGAGACATTCAAGACAATCAATCAGGATTTCAATTGGGATTACAAGGATGCAGATGGGAATGCGAAGCACTATGACTACAAAAATCTCACGCCGCTGAAACTGGCTTACAATCCGGCTAGCAACAAGCTATACCTCGCGGCCAAAGTATCTGCAAGAACAATCTTTTATGACATCACAGGGGGAGTCAGCGTAGCGGCCTATGACTTTGACCATGAAGAAGCTCGCTTCGTGGACTTTATTGCTTTTCCAGATGCGGAAAGCATCCTGTATGGCGTTACTGGCACTCATGAGTCTCATGTTTATGAAGGTAGGTTGAATCAATCTCAGGTCGAGTGTATCGCCAGCAGCACAAGCTACAATGCTCTGGATCTGTCCGATTACTATGGCTACGCTCCTGTCGCCGCCGCTCATGCAACTGCAAACAATCTATATGTGTTTGGTCGGAGCAAAATGTACAATCTGCAACTGTTTCCTGTGAAAGTGGATATGGTTGCTGAATATTCGGATATTCGATTCGACAGTGTAGCTGCATACAACGGGAAGCTGTATATGAGCAATGCAGGAACCGTCTACGAAATGGGAACGGGCGGAAATATGACGACCTTCATCAACGAAAATGACTTGATCTACAAGGACGGGACACAGATTCGCCAGATGAAGCAGATGGACTTCGATAACAGCGGCAATGTCATTTTCTACGACGACGCCAGCAAGTCCATCCGCAGAATCAACCTGTAA
- a CDS encoding ankyrin repeat domain-containing protein: MALTGCSILERVLTSQQSEQRVTDGMFTELNSAIMEGNLTEVRRLLDGGASPNIAADYGVGSESIPVGNLSLAVNFNEDPVPMVKILLEAGADPSEDFPAMHDAIEKGNLEVVELFAQYSADVDSGLQSAVMLAQVAIVRMLLDHGADPNKGVTLARTTYNAGMLKLLEEAGATIDNRPRHETHLEDYIKTEEGGVIRIH; encoded by the coding sequence ATGGCTCTGACAGGATGCTCCATTTTAGAGCGTGTGCTGACTTCTCAGCAGTCTGAACAAAGAGTAACGGACGGCATGTTCACAGAGCTAAATTCAGCAATCATGGAAGGAAATCTGACCGAGGTACGACGACTACTGGATGGGGGAGCTTCGCCAAACATCGCGGCTGATTATGGAGTTGGATCGGAGTCGATTCCTGTAGGTAACTTGTCGTTGGCGGTCAACTTCAATGAAGACCCGGTGCCGATGGTGAAGATATTGCTGGAAGCGGGGGCTGATCCGTCAGAAGACTTTCCTGCTATGCACGATGCCATAGAGAAGGGCAATCTGGAGGTAGTGGAGTTGTTTGCTCAATACAGTGCGGATGTAGATAGCGGTCTGCAATCCGCAGTGATGCTCGCTCAGGTTGCTATTGTACGTATGTTGCTGGATCATGGTGCTGATCCGAATAAAGGCGTGACGCTGGCGAGGACGACCTACAATGCAGGTATGCTGAAACTGCTTGAAGAGGCTGGAGCTACAATCGACAACAGGCCAAGGCATGAAACGCATCTAGAGGACTACATCAAAACAGAAGAAGGTGGGGTTATAAGGATACATTGA
- a CDS encoding 23S rRNA (pseudouridine(1915)-N(3))-methyltransferase RlmH, whose amino-acid sequence MRFTIYTICEKVEKFYLEAIKEYEKRLSRYCTIKLIHLKREDQLEKKLSDSSYKIVVTNTKQSLSSEELAEKINDLGVSGTSDISIIIGSETAPYDEKLMLSQMDMDKGLQTTILIEQLYRAFRIIHNHPYHK is encoded by the coding sequence ATGAGGTTCACAATATATACAATCTGCGAAAAAGTAGAAAAGTTCTATCTTGAAGCTATAAAGGAATATGAAAAGCGTTTAAGTCGATACTGCACAATTAAGCTAATTCATCTCAAAAGAGAGGATCAGCTTGAAAAGAAGCTTAGTGACAGCAGCTATAAGATTGTTGTGACCAACACCAAGCAATCGCTGTCGTCAGAGGAACTTGCGGAGAAGATTAATGATTTAGGAGTTTCGGGGACATCGGATATCTCCATTATTATCGGCTCAGAAACCGCACCATACGATGAGAAACTGATGCTGAGTCAAATGGACATGGACAAAGGATTGCAAACAACTATATTGATTGAGCAACTTTATCGAGCATTCCGTATTATCCACAATCATCCCTACCATAAATAA